One genomic window of Amphiura filiformis chromosome 3, Afil_fr2py, whole genome shotgun sequence includes the following:
- the LOC140148217 gene encoding uncharacterized protein isoform X2 yields MAAAVLSADKDAGSHTPPSSGSSSEGSDFVILPRPSEGAHLGSPNDFQVNALATPFANGGEVSTMMNADHLMTAFNGLKQENAMLKGQLTEMNKAMQSRIVEIQTMREAQHSMNADLKDKHQKAKKAVTHYQEQNKNLSERLKEILEKDNQSTLKVEKYQKEISQLQMELRKSQEDLKSAQETRGDIKRELQQMEEAGRQSEEALQKVNASELQRLQQAIKRKDEEKQDLLKMNQELQQKLDNKQQKSVAGLQEDEGRPRQDSKSLPSGQSEGEFIEEEQGFSLMHDSKEFDGRPLQGFNQDILKQLQNERERSDKVSAELKEERTHARKVEADLQDATRQLMERSEIYEVEVSEIHQKHKAVVDDLLQQIDELSTATQEERHDSGAQLKHQVKSLVAELNTKESDIKDRDHTIDNLHAEIAALRTKVTMYHDDMEKERDQNTELVNTLETEIYRLKRSLETHSGELQQKDTMYRGEKQKALHSQLELDRLQEEYDQLFGDYDNLTRNYEELRAKFEKVQPMLAKQREIVENQDSLVARLLSAEEAIKAKDEQNQQLQEDMKQMKNDLETIPVLRAQAEVYKADFDAERAAREKAHADKEVLLNELETLRAECENAQQEAANQAQPRVLEMQRRHGGDAGAGQQGQDDYGLLHTGGMDPWGTFQPYGDNNAMGIPNDFYSNDQAGANRDMGLQPGRNVTCPKCMEQFPDMDTLQIHMIDCIQ; encoded by the exons ATGGCAGCAGCAGTATTGTCTGCAGATAAAGATGCTGGAAGTCACACACCACCAAGCTCTGGTTCGTCATCAGAAGGATCTGATTTTGTGATTCTCCCAAGACCCTCCGAGGGTGCCCACTTAGGGTCACCTAATGACTTCCAGGTCAATGCTTTGGCTACACCATTTGCAAATGGGGGTGAGGTGTCAACGATGATGAATGCAGATCATTTGATGACGGCTTTCAATGGTTTGAAACAGGAAAATGCTATGCTGAAAG GTCAGCTGACAGAGATGAACAAGGCGATGCAGTCAAGGATTGTTGAGATACAGACCATGAGGGAAGCTCAACATAGTATGAATGCAGACTTAAAAGACAAGCATCAGAAAGCAAAGAAAGCTGTCACTCATTACCAAGAACAGAACAAGAATCTAAGTGAACGACTAAAGGAAATTCTTGAAAAG GACAACCAAAGCACATTGAAAGTGGAAAAATATCAGAAAGAAATCAGTCAACTGCAAATGGAACTAAGGAAGAGCCAG GAGGACCTCAAGAGTGCGCAAGAGACTAGAGGAGATATTAAGAGAGAACTGCAACAGATGGAGGAGGCTGGGAGGCAGAGTGAAGAGGCCCTGCAAAAGGTGAATGCATCTGAACTTCAACGTCTTCAACAG GCAATCAAAAGAAAAGATGAGGAAAAGCAAGATTTACTGAAAATGAACCAAGAGCTTCAACAGAAATTAGACAATAAACAGCAAAAAAGTGTCGCAGGCTTGCAAGAGGATGAAGGAAGACCACGACAGGATAGCAAAAGTTTGCCAAGTGGTCAATCAGAAGGCGAGTTCATAGAAGAGGAACAAGGTTTTTCATTGATGCATGACTCCAAGGAAtttgatggacgtccacttcaaGGATTCAACCAGGATATCTTAAAACAACTCCAGAATGAACGAGAAAGGTCAGATAAGGTGTCTGCAGAGCTTAAGGAAGAACGTACTCATGCAAGGAAAGTGGAAGCTGATCTTCAAGATGCTACTCGTCAGTTGATGGAAAGAAGTGAAATCTATGAAGTGGAAGTCTCTGAGATCCATCAGAAGCATAAGGCAGTGGTGGATGATCTGCTTCAGCAAATTGACGAGCTTTCTACGGCAACACAG GAGGAACGTCATGACAGTGGTGCCCAATTGAAACATCAAGTCAAAAGTCTTGTAGCAGAATTGAACACCAAGGAATCAGACATAAAGGATAGAGATCATACAATTGACAACCTACATGCAGA AATTGCTGCACTCAGAACTAAGGTAACAATGTACCATGATGATATGGAGAAAGAGCGGGATCAGAACACTGAGTTAGTAAATACACTAGAAACGGAAATATATCGCTTAAAGAGGTCACTGGAGACTCATTCAGGTGAACTACAGCAGAAAGATACCATGTATAGGGGTGAAAAGCAGAAGGCATTGCACTCACA ACTTGAACTTGACAGATTACAGGAAGAATACGACCAGCTGTTTGGAGATTATGATAACCTGACACGTAATTATGAGGAGTTGCGGGccaaatttgaaaag gTGCAGCCAATGCTTGCTAAGCAACGTGAAATTGTGGAAAACCAAGATAGCCTTGTTGCAAGACTTCTATCTGCTGAGGAAGCAATCAAAGCCAAGGATGAACAGAATCAACAACTCCAAGAGGATATGAAACAGATGAAGAATGACTTGGAAACAATACCTGTACTCAGAGCTCAG GCTGAGGTCTACAAAGCTGACTTTGATGCAGAGAGAGCAGCAAGAGAGAAAGCCCACGCAGACAAGGAAGTGTTACTGAATGAACTGGAGACGTTACGAGCTGAATGTGAGAATGCCCAGCAAGAAGCCGCTAACCAGGCACAACCAAGGGTATTAGAGATGCAACGTCGACATGGAGGCGATGCAGGGGCTGGTCAGCAAGGACAGGATGACTATGGGTTATTACATACAGGTGGTATGGATCCTTGGGGGACGTTTCAACCATATGGAGATAATAATGCCATGGGCATACCTAATGATTTCTATAGCAATGATCAGGCGGGAGCAAACAGAGATATG
- the LOC140148217 gene encoding uncharacterized protein isoform X1 — translation MAAAVLSADKDAGSHTPPSSGSSSEGSDFVILPRPSEGAHLGSPNDFQVNALATPFANGGEVSTMMNADHLMTAFNGLKQENAMLKGQLTEMNKAMQSRIVEIQTMREAQHSMNADLKDKHQKAKKAVTHYQEQNKNLSERLKEILEKDNQSTLKVEKYQKEISQLQMELRKSQAAALSRPVTSDAPSSAPSSLLTQMQEDLKSAQETRGDIKRELQQMEEAGRQSEEALQKVNASELQRLQQAIKRKDEEKQDLLKMNQELQQKLDNKQQKSVAGLQEDEGRPRQDSKSLPSGQSEGEFIEEEQGFSLMHDSKEFDGRPLQGFNQDILKQLQNERERSDKVSAELKEERTHARKVEADLQDATRQLMERSEIYEVEVSEIHQKHKAVVDDLLQQIDELSTATQEERHDSGAQLKHQVKSLVAELNTKESDIKDRDHTIDNLHAEIAALRTKVTMYHDDMEKERDQNTELVNTLETEIYRLKRSLETHSGELQQKDTMYRGEKQKALHSQLELDRLQEEYDQLFGDYDNLTRNYEELRAKFEKVQPMLAKQREIVENQDSLVARLLSAEEAIKAKDEQNQQLQEDMKQMKNDLETIPVLRAQAEVYKADFDAERAAREKAHADKEVLLNELETLRAECENAQQEAANQAQPRVLEMQRRHGGDAGAGQQGQDDYGLLHTGGMDPWGTFQPYGDNNAMGIPNDFYSNDQAGANRDMGLQPGRNVTCPKCMEQFPDMDTLQIHMIDCIQ, via the exons ATGGCAGCAGCAGTATTGTCTGCAGATAAAGATGCTGGAAGTCACACACCACCAAGCTCTGGTTCGTCATCAGAAGGATCTGATTTTGTGATTCTCCCAAGACCCTCCGAGGGTGCCCACTTAGGGTCACCTAATGACTTCCAGGTCAATGCTTTGGCTACACCATTTGCAAATGGGGGTGAGGTGTCAACGATGATGAATGCAGATCATTTGATGACGGCTTTCAATGGTTTGAAACAGGAAAATGCTATGCTGAAAG GTCAGCTGACAGAGATGAACAAGGCGATGCAGTCAAGGATTGTTGAGATACAGACCATGAGGGAAGCTCAACATAGTATGAATGCAGACTTAAAAGACAAGCATCAGAAAGCAAAGAAAGCTGTCACTCATTACCAAGAACAGAACAAGAATCTAAGTGAACGACTAAAGGAAATTCTTGAAAAG GACAACCAAAGCACATTGAAAGTGGAAAAATATCAGAAAGAAATCAGTCAACTGCAAATGGAACTAAGGAAGAGCCAG GCTGCTGCTTTATCACGCCCTGTCACCTCTGATGCACCAAGTAGTGCACCCTCATCTCTCTTGACTCAAATGCAGGAGGACCTCAAGAGTGCGCAAGAGACTAGAGGAGATATTAAGAGAGAACTGCAACAGATGGAGGAGGCTGGGAGGCAGAGTGAAGAGGCCCTGCAAAAGGTGAATGCATCTGAACTTCAACGTCTTCAACAG GCAATCAAAAGAAAAGATGAGGAAAAGCAAGATTTACTGAAAATGAACCAAGAGCTTCAACAGAAATTAGACAATAAACAGCAAAAAAGTGTCGCAGGCTTGCAAGAGGATGAAGGAAGACCACGACAGGATAGCAAAAGTTTGCCAAGTGGTCAATCAGAAGGCGAGTTCATAGAAGAGGAACAAGGTTTTTCATTGATGCATGACTCCAAGGAAtttgatggacgtccacttcaaGGATTCAACCAGGATATCTTAAAACAACTCCAGAATGAACGAGAAAGGTCAGATAAGGTGTCTGCAGAGCTTAAGGAAGAACGTACTCATGCAAGGAAAGTGGAAGCTGATCTTCAAGATGCTACTCGTCAGTTGATGGAAAGAAGTGAAATCTATGAAGTGGAAGTCTCTGAGATCCATCAGAAGCATAAGGCAGTGGTGGATGATCTGCTTCAGCAAATTGACGAGCTTTCTACGGCAACACAG GAGGAACGTCATGACAGTGGTGCCCAATTGAAACATCAAGTCAAAAGTCTTGTAGCAGAATTGAACACCAAGGAATCAGACATAAAGGATAGAGATCATACAATTGACAACCTACATGCAGA AATTGCTGCACTCAGAACTAAGGTAACAATGTACCATGATGATATGGAGAAAGAGCGGGATCAGAACACTGAGTTAGTAAATACACTAGAAACGGAAATATATCGCTTAAAGAGGTCACTGGAGACTCATTCAGGTGAACTACAGCAGAAAGATACCATGTATAGGGGTGAAAAGCAGAAGGCATTGCACTCACA ACTTGAACTTGACAGATTACAGGAAGAATACGACCAGCTGTTTGGAGATTATGATAACCTGACACGTAATTATGAGGAGTTGCGGGccaaatttgaaaag gTGCAGCCAATGCTTGCTAAGCAACGTGAAATTGTGGAAAACCAAGATAGCCTTGTTGCAAGACTTCTATCTGCTGAGGAAGCAATCAAAGCCAAGGATGAACAGAATCAACAACTCCAAGAGGATATGAAACAGATGAAGAATGACTTGGAAACAATACCTGTACTCAGAGCTCAG GCTGAGGTCTACAAAGCTGACTTTGATGCAGAGAGAGCAGCAAGAGAGAAAGCCCACGCAGACAAGGAAGTGTTACTGAATGAACTGGAGACGTTACGAGCTGAATGTGAGAATGCCCAGCAAGAAGCCGCTAACCAGGCACAACCAAGGGTATTAGAGATGCAACGTCGACATGGAGGCGATGCAGGGGCTGGTCAGCAAGGACAGGATGACTATGGGTTATTACATACAGGTGGTATGGATCCTTGGGGGACGTTTCAACCATATGGAGATAATAATGCCATGGGCATACCTAATGATTTCTATAGCAATGATCAGGCGGGAGCAAACAGAGATATG